A single window of Sander lucioperca isolate FBNREF2018 chromosome 22, SLUC_FBN_1.2, whole genome shotgun sequence DNA harbors:
- the cdc42ep1a gene encoding cdc42 effector protein 1 isoform X1, with protein sequence MNLQEKLSGLKGLVSHSHSKRRFKGDLTLDMISPPLGDFRHTMHVGRGGDVFGDTSFLSNHGGTANGNNWETDSISSPDNKIGAFFSRTIRQIRRGSDNRPTGGPKDLSPPPPVVSPIIKNAISLPRLDVDMPNGSPTAKVLFPSSQSTPEEKKSSYGDYGLESGFVTLPRLSRSERQQPSISLPTSCSPNIHRGSLTDPTDAILSTCSASIVTSDPKPTYTAYSDSLPSLTSLDTFTFDLGPSLMSEVFGLIDGHPEEHGNAWEGEEAGSACGLTNEGSEMDSATISYVDSLLREDCGGRKSPHGAEWEEEEGMEVNGVGLSVKVADVVMGSPERVRFGMGMESERFQSATDVLARHYGVSHLKGQSRMEVADSMMMIISQPKNKMSYSYMDDEDEIKV encoded by the exons ATGAATCTTCAGGAAAAGCTGTCAGGCCTCAAAGGTCTGGTCTCACACTCCCACAGCAAGCGTCGCTTTAAAGGCGACCTCACGCTGGACATGATCAGCCCTCCTCTGGGTGACTTTCGCCACACCATGCACGTGGGCCGTGGCGGCGATGTGTTCGGGGACACCTCCTTCCTTAGCAACCATGGCGGCACAGCCAATGGGAACAACTGGGAAACGGATTCTATCTCCTCCCCTGACAACAAAATCGGAGCGTTCTTCTCCAGGACGATCCGTCAAATCCGAAGGGGGTCTGACAACCGACCCACAGGAGGACCCAAGGATCTGTCGCCGCCGCCTCCCGTCGTTTCACCCATCATCAAGAACGCCATCTCCCTCCCCAGGCTGGATGTGGATATGCCTAATGGGAGTCCCACTGCTAAAGTGCTCTTCCCCAGTTCTCAAAGCACAccagaggagaagaaaagcTCCTATGGTGATTatg GTCTGGAGTCTGGTTTCGTCACTCTGCCTCGTCTCTCTCGCTCTGAGCGCCAGCAGCCTTCCATCTCCCTCCCCACGTCCTGCTCCCCTAACATCCACCGCGGCTCTCTGACCGACCCTACCGACGCCATCTTATCCACCTGCTCCGCCTCCattgtgacctctgaccccaaacCTACCTACACCGCCTACTCTGACTCCCTTCCCTCCCTCACCTCCTTGGACACCTTTACCTTTGACCTCGGGCCCTCCCTCATGAGCGAGGTGTTCGGCCTGATCGATGGCCACCCGGAGGAGCATGGCAACgcctgggagggagaggaggcggGGTCAGCGTGTGGGTTGACCAATGAGGGATCAGAGATGGACTCGGCTACTATCTCATACGTGGATTCCCTGCTGAGGGAGGACTGCGGGGGCAGGAAGAGCCCGCATGGGGCCgaatgggaggaggaggaagggatgGAGGTGAACGGAGTCGGGCTTTCTGTTAAAGTAGCTGATGTGGTGATGGGGTCTCCTGAACGAGTGCGCTTTGGGATGGGGATGGAGAGTGAGCGGTTCCAGAGTGCTACAGATGTGCTCGCACGCCACTACGGCGTCAGCCACTTAAAGGGACAGAGCAGGATGGAGGTTGCCGATTCAATGATGATGATCATCAGCCAGCCCAAGAACAAAATGTCCTACAGTTACATGGATGACGAGGATGAAATTAAAGTCTGA
- the sh3bp1 gene encoding SH3 domain-binding protein 1, whose product MLRQSLSILMQFGSAAKSQDATELLHEDLVLVEQRVEPAKKAAQVLHKKLLGCMQSQTGLDAEKRMKKLPLMLLSVSMAESLKDFDAESSIRRVLEMCCFMEKMLASMLADFEMKVEKDVLEPLNKLSEDDLPEILKNKKQFAKLTTDWNNARTRSQASTGPQAKQDGLREELEEAWRRLESIKDQYSADLYHFATKEDDYANYFIRLLELQAEYHKHSHEFLDKNISELKENHSQKGPPLNLSKQKVYGEPLLSHLSRSNREIAAPIEECIHMLLKTGMTEEGLFRLAAAASVVKRLKSCLDQEAVDHSDFSMDPHAVAGALKSYLRELPEPLMTFELYNDWFKAAGEKELTEKLEQFRVLLRKLPPENYNNLRYLVQFLSLLSEQQAVNKMTPSNIAIVLGPNLLWPRAEGEAALFDMAAASSVQVVMVIEPLIQYSSSLFPEAVSFEIPDHPEVADVSQPVAQSLISEKEKVSRTVSSSSTASSCSSHHLPLSKTNSTTSQDSGGFFLVKSGSVSRSGTSTWASPVADTAAPTHQSATSSSSFSLGPSPTVVSNSSAACSSSALPKATGLAPTPGQIRSPTQKQCSDQGLLEPILEAPPDSPRALVKITSPYKPKRSFNLTKAGQANEQLTVQYSKPPPPPKLQAPPTSTPAAVDTPIQPTPAPRAQLAGLKKPPLKKPGLRAPKCPPPLPPPSQAKEIPS is encoded by the exons ATGCTGCGCCAGTCCCTGAGCATCCTCATGCAGTTTGGCTCTGCGGCCAA GTCACAAGATGCCACTGAACTTCTACACGAGGACCTGGTTTTG GTGGAGCAGCGGGTGGAACCGGCcaagaaggcggctcaggtccTTCACAAGAAGCTGCTGGGCTGCATGCAGAGTCAGACAGGCCTGGACGCTGAAAAACGAATG AAAAAGCTCCCCTTGATGCTGCTGTCCGTCAGCATGGCAGAGAGCCTCAAAGACTTTGATGCAGAGTCCTCTATCAG GAGGGTATTGGAGATGTGCTGTTTCATGGAGAAGATGCTGGCCAGCATGCTGGCAGACTTTGAAATGAAAGTGGAGAAAGACGTTCTGGAGCCACTCAACAAGCTCAGTGAG GATGATTTACCAGAGATTCTCAAGAACAAGAAACAGTTTGCAAAGCTCACTACAGACTGGAACAACGCAAGAACCAG gagCCAAGCCAGCACTGGTCCCCAGGCTAAGCAGGATGGGCTCAGGGAGGAACTGGAAGAAGCTTGGAGGAGGTTGGAGAGTATCAAG GACCAGTACTCTGCAGATCTGTATCACTTTGCAACTAAAGAAGATGACTACGCTAACTACTTCATCCGT CTTCTCGAGCTGCAAGCAGAATATCACAAACATTCCCACGAATTCCTGGACAAAAACATCAGCGAGCTCAAAGAGAATCACAGTCAAAAAG GGCCTCCGCTAAACCTCTCTAAACAGAAGGTCTACGGGGAGCCTCTGCTCTCTCATCTGTCTCGAAGCAACAGAGAAATCGCTGCGCCCATCGAGGAGTGTATTCACATGCTGTTGAAAACGGGCATGACTGAGGAG GGTCTGTTTCGTCTGGCGGCCGCTGCCTCAGTGGTAAAGAGGTTGAAGTCTTGTTTGGATCAAGAAGCGGTCGACCATAGTGATTTCAGCATGGACCCTCATGCTGTAGCTG GAGCTTTGAAGAGTTACCTGCGAGAACTTCCCGAACCTCTAATGACCTTTGAACTCTACAATGACTGGTTTAAAGCAGCAGG GGAAAAAGAGCTGACAGAGAAGCTGGAGCAGTTCCGAGTACTACTGAGGAAACTGCCGCCTGAGAACTACAACAACCTCAG gTACCTGGTCCAGTTCTTGTCTCTGCTGTCTGAGCAGCAGGCTGTAAACAAAATGACACCCAGTAACATTGCCATCGTCCTGGGGCCCAACCTGCTCTGGCCACGAGCTGAAGG GGAAGCGGCTCTGTTTGACATGGCGGCAGCTTCTTCAGTCCAAGTGGTGATGGTCATTGAGCCTCTTATTCAGTACAGCTCCAGCCTCTTCCCCGAAG CTGTATCCTTTGAGATCCCAGACCATCCAGAGGTCGCGGATGTGTCGCAGCCAGTTGCCCAGTCTCTGATCTCAGAAAAGGAGAAAGTGAGCAGAACAGTCTCCTCTTCATCCAcagcctcctcctgctcctctcaTCACCTCCCTCTCTCAAAGACAAACAG CACAACCTCTCAGGACAGTGGTGGCTTCTTCCTGGTGAAATCTGGCTCTGTGAGTCGCAGTGGCACCTCCACATGGGCCAGCCCGGTAGCTGACACAGCGGCACCAACCCATCAAAGCGCAACATCCAGCAGCTCATTCTCCCTCGGTCCCAgccccaccgtggtctccaacTCTTCCGCTGCCTGTAGCTCCTCAGCACTTCCTAAAGCAACGGGATTGGCGCCAACCCCAGGTCAGATCAGGAGTCCCACCCAGAAGCAGTGCTCGGATCAAGGCCTGCTGGAGCCAATTTTGGAGGCTCCTCCAGACTCTCCGAGAGCTTTGGTGAAGATCACATCACCTTATAAAC CCAAAAGATCTTTCAACCTGACCAAAGCTGGCCAAGCTAACGAGCAGTTGACAGTTCAGTACTCCAAACCCCCACCACCTCCCAAGCTCCAGGCTCCTCCTACATCCACCCCGGCAGCTGTGGACACACCGATCCAGCCGACACCCGCGCCCCGAGCTCAGTTGGCCGGCCTCAAAAAGCCTCCTCTGAAAAAGCCTGGACTCAGAGCCCCAAAGTGCCCTCCACCGCTTCCTCCACCATCACAGGCAAAAGAGATTCCTTCTTAA
- the cdc42ep1a gene encoding cdc42 effector protein 1 isoform X2, whose product MNLQEKLSGLKGLVSHSHSKRRFKGDLTLDMISPPLGDFRHTMHVGRGGDVFGDTSFLSNHGGTANGNNWETDSISSPDNKIGAFFSRTIRQIRRGSDNRPTGGPKDLSPPPPVVSPIIKNAISLPRLDVDMPNGSPTAKVLFPSSQSTPEEKKSSYGLESGFVTLPRLSRSERQQPSISLPTSCSPNIHRGSLTDPTDAILSTCSASIVTSDPKPTYTAYSDSLPSLTSLDTFTFDLGPSLMSEVFGLIDGHPEEHGNAWEGEEAGSACGLTNEGSEMDSATISYVDSLLREDCGGRKSPHGAEWEEEEGMEVNGVGLSVKVADVVMGSPERVRFGMGMESERFQSATDVLARHYGVSHLKGQSRMEVADSMMMIISQPKNKMSYSYMDDEDEIKV is encoded by the exons ATGAATCTTCAGGAAAAGCTGTCAGGCCTCAAAGGTCTGGTCTCACACTCCCACAGCAAGCGTCGCTTTAAAGGCGACCTCACGCTGGACATGATCAGCCCTCCTCTGGGTGACTTTCGCCACACCATGCACGTGGGCCGTGGCGGCGATGTGTTCGGGGACACCTCCTTCCTTAGCAACCATGGCGGCACAGCCAATGGGAACAACTGGGAAACGGATTCTATCTCCTCCCCTGACAACAAAATCGGAGCGTTCTTCTCCAGGACGATCCGTCAAATCCGAAGGGGGTCTGACAACCGACCCACAGGAGGACCCAAGGATCTGTCGCCGCCGCCTCCCGTCGTTTCACCCATCATCAAGAACGCCATCTCCCTCCCCAGGCTGGATGTGGATATGCCTAATGGGAGTCCCACTGCTAAAGTGCTCTTCCCCAGTTCTCAAAGCACAccagaggagaagaaaagcTCCTATG GTCTGGAGTCTGGTTTCGTCACTCTGCCTCGTCTCTCTCGCTCTGAGCGCCAGCAGCCTTCCATCTCCCTCCCCACGTCCTGCTCCCCTAACATCCACCGCGGCTCTCTGACCGACCCTACCGACGCCATCTTATCCACCTGCTCCGCCTCCattgtgacctctgaccccaaacCTACCTACACCGCCTACTCTGACTCCCTTCCCTCCCTCACCTCCTTGGACACCTTTACCTTTGACCTCGGGCCCTCCCTCATGAGCGAGGTGTTCGGCCTGATCGATGGCCACCCGGAGGAGCATGGCAACgcctgggagggagaggaggcggGGTCAGCGTGTGGGTTGACCAATGAGGGATCAGAGATGGACTCGGCTACTATCTCATACGTGGATTCCCTGCTGAGGGAGGACTGCGGGGGCAGGAAGAGCCCGCATGGGGCCgaatgggaggaggaggaagggatgGAGGTGAACGGAGTCGGGCTTTCTGTTAAAGTAGCTGATGTGGTGATGGGGTCTCCTGAACGAGTGCGCTTTGGGATGGGGATGGAGAGTGAGCGGTTCCAGAGTGCTACAGATGTGCTCGCACGCCACTACGGCGTCAGCCACTTAAAGGGACAGAGCAGGATGGAGGTTGCCGATTCAATGATGATGATCATCAGCCAGCCCAAGAACAAAATGTCCTACAGTTACATGGATGACGAGGATGAAATTAAAGTCTGA